From the genome of Marixanthomonas ophiurae, one region includes:
- the csgH gene encoding curli-like amyloid fiber formation chaperone CsgH: MLLCSINAFSQFYNKEVEAKIETVTNTEFIEISGTALNKTNVDQSLRYELSVFKKSLTSNSKTKQSGRFVLKAGEKKDLSKTTINAKEKDEIILLLLIYDIQDNLIGKDRIVFNDKKPDTKIIAEKIDIETDKAESVDGDVNRTSYGIELKGIVVEETKTKPGRDFFKMFSSKYNFYKINGEKVVTVSEVLALGINTKIEIEVGDKVVLEFFLSPRNEYLKTMADQAINVVNRYFINLRNDKEQINRY; this comes from the coding sequence ATGTTGCTATGTTCAATAAATGCTTTTTCTCAATTTTATAATAAAGAGGTAGAAGCTAAAATTGAAACAGTGACTAATACAGAGTTTATTGAGATTTCCGGTACTGCTTTAAATAAGACCAATGTAGATCAAAGTCTTCGTTATGAGTTGTCTGTTTTCAAAAAAAGTTTGACTAGTAACTCGAAAACTAAGCAAAGTGGCAGGTTTGTTTTAAAAGCAGGTGAAAAGAAAGATTTGTCTAAAACCACTATAAATGCAAAAGAAAAAGATGAAATAATACTTTTACTTTTAATTTATGATATTCAAGATAACTTAATAGGTAAAGATCGAATTGTTTTTAACGATAAAAAGCCTGACACTAAAATCATTGCTGAGAAAATAGATATTGAAACAGATAAAGCTGAAAGTGTTGATGGTGATGTTAATAGAACCAGTTATGGAATTGAATTAAAAGGAATTGTCGTAGAAGAAACTAAAACCAAACCAGGACGCGATTTTTTTAAAATGTTTTCTTCAAAATATAATTTTTATAAAATAAATGGAGAAAAAGTAGTCACTGTTAGCGAAGTCTTGGCATTAGGTATTAATACCAAAATAGAAATTGAAGTTGGTGATAAAGTGGTTTTGGAGTTTTTTCTTAGCCCCAGAAATGAGTACTTAAAGACCATGGCAGATCAAGCCATAAACGTGGTAAATAGATATTTTATAAATTTACGTAACGATAAAGAACAAATAAACAGATATTAA